A region of Massilia sp. WG5 DNA encodes the following proteins:
- a CDS encoding flagellar brake protein encodes MSSMQTDRDLAPREFTFESMNLQVGVRLQFITYRRIKPVQYFSTLIGYVKDEYLIVRIPVENGTPVGLVEGERITIRVFSGVNVCSFACTVERVFDRPLLYVHLSFPDAIQGTSLRAAMRVKVEIPAQVLRAGAAVAGCTLTNVSVNGARIESASSLPEDGGDITVEFSLPSPVGEQEVRIKARAAVRNVSAQRRESDGSEFFAYGVQFLDLDPVHYTMLQNLTYEVLLADRQNIV; translated from the coding sequence ATGAGCAGCATGCAGACGGACCGGGACCTCGCCCCGCGGGAATTCACTTTCGAGTCGATGAACCTGCAGGTGGGCGTCCGGCTCCAGTTCATCACCTACCGGCGCATCAAGCCGGTGCAGTATTTTTCGACGCTCATCGGCTACGTCAAGGATGAGTACCTGATCGTCAGGATCCCGGTCGAAAACGGTACGCCGGTCGGCCTGGTGGAAGGCGAGCGGATCACGATCCGCGTCTTCTCCGGCGTGAACGTGTGCTCCTTCGCCTGCACGGTCGAGCGCGTCTTCGACCGTCCCCTGCTCTACGTCCACCTTTCTTTCCCCGACGCCATCCAGGGCACCAGCCTGCGCGCGGCGATGCGGGTCAAGGTCGAGATCCCGGCCCAGGTCCTGCGCGCGGGTGCGGCCGTGGCCGGCTGTACGCTCACCAACGTCAGCGTCAACGGCGCGCGCATCGAATCGGCGTCCAGCCTGCCGGAAGACGGCGGCGACATCACGGTGGAGTTCAGCCTGCCCTCGCCGGTCGGCGAGCAGGAAGTGCGGATCAAGGCGCGGGCGGCGGTCCGCAACGTCAGCGCGCAGCGTCGCGAGTCGGACGGGAGCGAGTTCTTCGCTTACGGCGTGCAGTTCCTGGACCTCGATCCGGTCCATTACACCATGCTGCAGAACCTGACCTACGAGGTGCTGCTGGCGGATCGGCAGAATATCGTCTGA
- a CDS encoding prepilin-type N-terminal cleavage/methylation domain-containing protein gives MKAPKMMKKAEGGFTLIELMIVVAIIGILAAVAIPAYSNYTIKAKVGAAMSSLASLQTAVANCIQEAGGVATDCTTGSNGVPSFTATKELSAETAVAAGKITAKFNTGIGTGVDGLSFTMNPSTATDQTTITWEVKADDISNETAKQTLTKNSVAAATTGTGSTGTGSTGTGTTTP, from the coding sequence ATGAAAGCACCGAAAATGATGAAGAAAGCCGAAGGCGGCTTCACCCTGATCGAACTGATGATCGTCGTCGCGATCATCGGTATCCTGGCAGCCGTCGCGATCCCGGCTTACAGCAACTACACCATCAAGGCCAAGGTTGGCGCCGCCATGAGCTCGCTGGCTTCGCTGCAGACCGCAGTTGCTAACTGCATCCAGGAAGCTGGCGGCGTCGCAACCGATTGCACCACCGGTTCGAACGGCGTCCCGAGCTTCACCGCGACCAAAGAGCTGAGCGCGGAAACCGCCGTCGCTGCCGGCAAGATCACCGCAAAATTCAATACCGGTATCGGCACCGGCGTTGATGGCCTGAGCTTCACCATGAACCCGTCGACCGCTACCGACCAGACCACCATTACCTGGGAAGTCAAGGCAGACGACATCTCCAACGAGACCGCCAAGCAGACCCTGACCAAGAACAGCGTTGCTGCTGCTACGACCGGCACCGGCTCGACCGGCACCGGCTCGACCGGCACCGGCACGACTACCCCGTAA
- a CDS encoding class I SAM-dependent methyltransferase encodes MNRFARRLWWKFSPSQILEKWMAFAFDRRHSTDTSSFVELKELDVAGDNKRHGERYQPSPVYSLRRLLRRLGIHYPDYAFVDFGSGKGRTLLVAGELPFRQVLGVEFSEELHRKTAQNIGRYPQRRAAHVESVHADATTFSLPAGALVLYFFNPFSRPVLDKVLANIAASVAEQPRPVILIYLYLPDEHWLSSLQGFRLRETWRNYHVYDYLPQAVGTIDTAGMAGKAQAA; translated from the coding sequence ATGAACCGTTTCGCACGCAGACTCTGGTGGAAGTTCTCGCCAAGCCAGATCCTCGAAAAGTGGATGGCCTTTGCCTTCGACAGGCGCCATAGCACGGACACCAGCAGTTTCGTCGAGTTGAAGGAACTGGATGTCGCCGGCGACAACAAGCGCCATGGCGAGCGCTACCAACCTTCCCCCGTCTACTCGCTGCGTCGGCTGCTGCGGCGGCTCGGCATCCACTATCCGGACTACGCCTTCGTCGACTTTGGCTCGGGCAAGGGGCGCACGCTGCTGGTCGCCGGCGAACTGCCTTTCAGGCAAGTACTCGGGGTTGAATTCAGCGAGGAGCTGCACCGGAAGACAGCGCAGAACATCGGCCGTTACCCGCAGCGCAGAGCGGCGCATGTCGAATCCGTGCATGCCGACGCCACCACGTTCAGCCTGCCGGCCGGTGCGCTGGTTTTGTACTTCTTCAATCCTTTCAGCCGTCCAGTATTGGACAAGGTGCTCGCGAATATCGCCGCATCGGTGGCCGAACAGCCGCGTCCGGTCATCCTCATCTATTTATATCTGCCCGACGAGCATTGGCTGAGCAGTCTGCAAGGATTCCGGCTGCGCGAAACCTGGCGTAACTACCACGTCTACGACTACCTGCCGCAAGCGGTCGGTACGATCGACACGGCCGGGATGGCTGGCAAGGCGCAAGCCGCCTGA
- the sucD gene encoding succinate--CoA ligase subunit alpha — MSILINKDTKVITQGITGKTGQFHTRMCRDYANGREAFVAGVNPKKAGEDFEGIPIFASVKEAKQNTGANVSVIYVPPAGAAAAIWEAVEAELDLAICITEGIPVRDMMEVKDRMAKAGSKTLLLGPNCPGLITPDEIKIGIMPGHIHKKGRIGVVSRSGTLTYEAVGQLTALGLGQSSAVGIGGDPINGLKHIDVMKMFNDDPDTDAVIMIGEIGGPDEANAAYWIKDNMKKPVVGFIAGVTAPPGKRMGHAGALISGGADTAQAKLEIMEACGIKVTKNPSEMARLLKAML, encoded by the coding sequence ATGTCGATTCTGATTAACAAAGACACCAAAGTCATCACCCAAGGTATCACCGGCAAGACCGGCCAGTTCCACACCCGCATGTGCCGCGACTACGCGAACGGCCGTGAAGCCTTCGTGGCTGGCGTGAACCCGAAGAAAGCCGGTGAAGACTTCGAAGGCATTCCCATCTTCGCAAGCGTCAAGGAAGCCAAGCAGAACACCGGCGCCAACGTTTCCGTGATCTACGTGCCGCCGGCAGGCGCCGCCGCCGCGATCTGGGAAGCCGTCGAAGCCGAACTCGACCTGGCAATCTGCATCACCGAAGGCATCCCGGTCCGCGACATGATGGAAGTCAAGGATCGTATGGCCAAGGCCGGTTCGAAGACCCTGCTGCTGGGCCCGAACTGCCCGGGTCTGATCACCCCGGACGAGATCAAGATCGGCATCATGCCGGGTCACATCCACAAGAAGGGCCGCATCGGCGTCGTGTCGCGCTCGGGCACCCTGACCTATGAAGCAGTCGGCCAGCTGACCGCGCTGGGCCTGGGCCAGTCGTCGGCAGTCGGCATCGGCGGCGACCCGATCAACGGTCTGAAGCACATCGACGTGATGAAGATGTTCAATGACGATCCGGATACCGACGCAGTCATCATGATCGGCGAGATCGGCGGCCCGGACGAGGCGAACGCTGCTTACTGGATCAAGGACAACATGAAGAAGCCGGTGGTCGGCTTCATCGCCGGTGTTACCGCTCCTCCGGGCAAGCGCATGGGCCACGCCGGCGCGCTGATCTCGGGCGGCGCCGACACCGCGCAAGCCAAGCTGGAAATCATGGAAGCCTGCGGCATCAAGGTCACCAAGAACCCGTCGGAAATGGCTCGCCTGCTGAAGGCCATGCTGTAA
- the sucC gene encoding ADP-forming succinate--CoA ligase subunit beta — protein sequence MKIHEYQGKEILRKFGVTVPRGIPCMSVDEAVKAAEELGGPVWVVKAQIHAGGRGKGGGVKVAKSIDQVREYANQIMGMQLVTHQTGPEGQKVRRLLIEEGADIKQELYVSLVTDRVTQKIVLMASSEGGMDIEEVAHSHPEKIHNVVIEPSVGLTDAQADDVARKIGVPEGSIAAARANLQGLYKAYWETDCSLAEINPLIVTGDGKVIALDAKFNFDPNALFRHPEIVAYRDLDEEDPAEVEASKFDLAYISLDGNIGCLVNGAGLAMATMDTIKLFGGEPANFLDVGGGATAEKVTEAFKIMLKNPGLKAILVNIFGGIMRCDVIAEGVITASKAVSLKVPLVVRMKGTNEDLGKKMLADSGLPIIAADTMEDAAKSVVAAAAGQA from the coding sequence ATGAAAATCCATGAGTATCAAGGCAAAGAGATCCTCCGAAAGTTCGGAGTGACCGTTCCGCGCGGCATTCCGTGCATGTCGGTGGACGAAGCCGTCAAGGCAGCTGAAGAGCTGGGCGGCCCGGTCTGGGTAGTCAAGGCGCAGATCCATGCTGGCGGCCGCGGCAAGGGCGGCGGCGTGAAAGTTGCCAAGTCGATCGACCAGGTCCGCGAATACGCGAACCAGATCATGGGCATGCAGCTGGTGACCCACCAGACCGGCCCGGAAGGCCAGAAAGTCCGCCGCCTGCTGATCGAAGAAGGCGCCGACATCAAGCAGGAACTGTATGTCTCGCTGGTCACCGACCGCGTCACCCAGAAGATCGTGCTGATGGCCTCGTCGGAAGGCGGCATGGACATCGAAGAAGTCGCACACAGCCACCCGGAAAAGATCCACAACGTCGTGATCGAGCCGTCGGTCGGCCTGACCGATGCCCAAGCTGACGACGTCGCCCGCAAGATCGGCGTGCCGGAAGGGTCGATCGCCGCTGCCCGCGCCAACCTGCAAGGCCTGTACAAAGCCTACTGGGAAACCGACTGCTCGCTGGCCGAGATCAACCCGCTGATCGTGACCGGTGACGGTAAAGTCATCGCCCTGGACGCCAAGTTCAACTTCGACCCGAACGCCCTGTTCCGTCATCCGGAAATCGTCGCCTACCGCGACCTGGACGAAGAAGATCCGGCCGAAGTCGAAGCCTCGAAATTCGACCTGGCTTACATCTCGCTCGACGGCAATATCGGCTGCCTGGTGAACGGCGCCGGCCTGGCGATGGCCACCATGGACACCATCAAGCTGTTCGGCGGCGAGCCGGCCAACTTCCTGGACGTCGGCGGCGGTGCGACGGCTGAGAAAGTCACCGAAGCATTCAAGATCATGCTGAAGAACCCGGGCCTGAAGGCCATCCTGGTCAACATCTTCGGCGGCATCATGCGTTGCGACGTGATCGCCGAAGGCGTGATCACCGCATCGAAGGCCGTGTCCCTGAAAGTGCCGCTGGTCGTCCGCATGAAGGGCACCAACGAAGACCTGGGCAAGAAGATGCTGGCCGACTCGGGCCTGCCGATCATCGCCGCAGACACGATGGAAGACGCAGCGAAGTCGGTCGTCGCCGCTGCTGCTGGCCAAGCCTAA
- a CDS encoding DUF2889 domain-containing protein gives MPLSSPAPRKLRHTRAITVEAYARDDGLWDLDACIRDIKTHDIELPSGSRPGGLPVHDLKLRVTIDRDMVITDAEASSDAVPYPGYCDTIAPAYKKLIGLSLLKHFRLHLKDRLSGVLGCTHLTELAQVLPTAAIQAFADDAMENREAANTNALAPERPYELDRCHALRTDGPAVARYYPRWVLKVVTG, from the coding sequence ATGCCCCTGTCATCCCCCGCTCCGCGTAAGCTACGGCACACGCGCGCCATTACGGTCGAAGCGTACGCGCGCGACGATGGCCTGTGGGACCTCGACGCCTGCATCCGCGACATCAAGACCCACGATATCGAGTTGCCCTCCGGGTCCCGCCCGGGCGGCCTGCCTGTGCACGACCTCAAGCTGCGGGTGACCATCGATCGCGACATGGTTATCACGGACGCCGAAGCTTCTTCGGATGCCGTACCCTATCCCGGTTATTGCGACACCATCGCGCCCGCCTACAAGAAGTTGATTGGCTTGTCGCTGCTGAAACATTTCCGGTTGCACTTGAAGGATCGCCTGTCCGGCGTCCTTGGATGCACCCATTTGACCGAGCTGGCACAGGTCCTGCCCACCGCGGCAATCCAGGCCTTTGCCGACGACGCCATGGAAAACCGCGAGGCCGCTAATACGAATGCATTAGCGCCCGAGCGTCCGTATGAACTCGACCGCTGCCACGCGCTGCGCACCGACGGTCCCGCCGTCGCCAGGTACTACCCGCGCTGGGTTTTGAAGGTGGTGACGGGTTAA
- the recX gene encoding recombination regulator RecX: MKQVLSLKARALKYLSMREHSRIELGRKLSRYAEEGDDVEALLDFLEKNNWLSQERFAESLVHRRAGRYGNSRVLAELQQHGLKGEELDELKSGLKETEVARAREVWRRKFNRVPQDAEDRSKQMRFLMARGFSQGAIRSALQGREDEDDDF; this comes from the coding sequence GTGAAACAGGTCCTGAGTCTCAAGGCTCGCGCATTGAAATATCTTTCGATGCGCGAGCACAGCCGGATCGAACTGGGGCGCAAGCTGTCTCGTTATGCCGAGGAGGGCGACGACGTCGAAGCCCTCCTCGATTTCCTTGAAAAGAACAACTGGCTGTCGCAGGAACGCTTTGCCGAATCCCTGGTACACCGCCGTGCCGGCCGCTACGGCAACAGCCGCGTGCTGGCGGAACTCCAGCAGCACGGCTTGAAGGGCGAAGAGCTCGACGAGCTCAAGTCCGGCTTGAAGGAAACCGAAGTTGCCCGCGCCCGCGAAGTCTGGCGCCGCAAGTTCAACCGGGTTCCGCAGGACGCCGAAGATCGCAGCAAGCAAATGCGCTTCCTCATGGCGCGCGGTTTTTCGCAGGGCGCAATCCGCAGCGCGCTGCAGGGACGCGAGGACGAGGACGACGACTTCTAA
- the recA gene encoding recombinase RecA: MDDKKSAVNAAEKGKALAAALAQIEKQFGKGSVMRMDANAPVEEVQTVSTGSLGLDIALGVGGLPRGRIVEIYGPESSGKTTLTLQTIAQMQKLGGTCAFIDAEHALDVGYAQKLGIKLDELLISQPDTGEQALEITDALVRSGSVDLVVIDSVAALTPRAEIEGDMGDSLPGLQARLMSQALRKLTGSINRTNTLVIFINQIRMKIGVMFGSPETTTGGNALKFYASVRMDIRRTGSIKSGDEVIGNETKVKVVKNKIAPPFKEAHFDILYGEGTSREGEIIDLGVDNKIVEKSGSWYSYGGERIGQGKDNARQYLKDRPALAREIENKVRAALGVRELAPVAAGDNAGAAELSAVGDAE, encoded by the coding sequence ATGGACGACAAAAAATCCGCAGTAAACGCAGCAGAGAAGGGCAAGGCGCTGGCAGCAGCCCTCGCGCAGATCGAAAAGCAATTCGGTAAAGGCTCGGTCATGCGCATGGATGCCAATGCGCCGGTCGAGGAAGTGCAAACCGTGTCCACCGGCTCGCTGGGCCTGGACATCGCGCTGGGCGTCGGCGGCCTGCCGCGCGGCCGTATCGTCGAGATCTACGGTCCGGAATCGTCGGGTAAAACCACGCTGACCCTGCAGACCATTGCCCAGATGCAGAAACTGGGCGGCACCTGCGCCTTCATCGACGCCGAGCACGCGCTGGACGTCGGCTATGCGCAGAAGCTGGGCATCAAGCTGGACGAGCTGCTGATCTCGCAGCCGGATACCGGCGAGCAGGCGCTCGAAATCACCGACGCGCTGGTGCGCTCGGGCAGCGTCGACCTGGTGGTCATCGACTCGGTGGCGGCACTGACCCCGCGCGCCGAGATCGAAGGCGACATGGGCGACTCCCTGCCGGGCCTGCAAGCCCGTCTGATGTCGCAGGCGCTGCGCAAGCTGACCGGTTCGATCAACCGTACGAATACCCTGGTGATCTTCATTAACCAGATTCGTATGAAGATCGGCGTGATGTTCGGCAGCCCGGAAACCACGACCGGCGGTAACGCGCTGAAGTTCTACGCCTCCGTGCGCATGGACATCCGCCGTACCGGTTCGATCAAGTCGGGCGATGAGGTGATCGGTAACGAAACCAAGGTCAAGGTCGTCAAGAACAAGATCGCGCCGCCGTTCAAGGAAGCCCACTTCGACATCCTGTATGGCGAAGGCACTTCCCGCGAAGGCGAGATCATCGACCTGGGCGTGGACAACAAGATCGTCGAGAAGTCGGGCTCGTGGTACAGCTACGGTGGCGAACGCATCGGTCAGGGCAAGGACAATGCACGCCAGTACCTGAAAGACCGCCCGGCCCTGGCCCGCGAGATCGAAAACAAGGTCCGCGCCGCCCTGGGCGTGCGTGAACTGGCACCGGTCGCCGCCGGTGACAACGCCGGCGCGGCCGAGCTGTCGGCTGTCGGCGACGCAGAGTAA
- a CDS encoding response regulator transcription factor, which yields MRILLAEDDSVLADGLTRSLRQSGYAIDCVKNGQDADTALSTQEFDLLILDLGLPKLSGLDVLRRLRARGSLLPVLILTAADSIEQRVGGLDAGADDYMAKPFALSELEARVRALTRRGQGGGSTVIRHGPLVYDQVGRSAYIDDQMLDLSARELGLLEILLARTGRLVSKEQLVDHLCEWGEEVSNNAIEVYVHRLRKKIETGGIRIATVRGLGYCLERYADSARKAPSAGSGK from the coding sequence ATGCGTATTTTACTAGCGGAGGATGATAGCGTACTTGCCGACGGGCTGACGCGCTCCCTGCGCCAGTCCGGTTACGCGATCGACTGCGTGAAGAACGGCCAGGATGCGGACACCGCGCTGTCGACCCAGGAGTTCGACCTCCTGATCCTCGACCTCGGCCTGCCGAAGCTGTCCGGGCTCGACGTGCTGCGCCGCCTGCGTGCGCGCGGCTCGCTGCTGCCGGTGCTGATCCTGACCGCGGCCGACTCGATCGAGCAGCGCGTGGGCGGCCTCGACGCCGGCGCCGACGACTACATGGCCAAGCCCTTCGCCCTGTCCGAGCTGGAAGCGCGGGTGCGCGCCCTGACCCGGCGCGGCCAGGGCGGCGGCTCGACCGTGATCCGCCACGGCCCGCTGGTGTACGACCAGGTCGGCCGCAGCGCCTACATCGACGACCAGATGCTCGATCTGTCGGCGCGCGAGCTCGGCCTGCTCGAGATCCTGCTGGCGCGCACCGGGCGCCTGGTGTCCAAGGAACAGCTGGTCGACCACCTGTGCGAGTGGGGCGAAGAAGTGTCGAACAACGCCATCGAGGTCTATGTGCACCGCCTGCGCAAGAAGATCGAGACCGGCGGCATCCGCATCGCCACCGTGCGCGGCCTGGGCTACTGCCTGGAGCGGTATGCCGACAGCGCCCGCAAGGCCCCGTCCGCGGGCAGCGGCAAGTAA
- a CDS encoding sensor histidine kinase produces the protein MKSLKRRSAGLLAPEFAPESEPGTGYDPALETAQEPLYAPPRPEPEESIQHSLFGEILDWMLAPLLLLWPMSIAITYLVAKSIANQPFDHALEDSVTVLAQQVKEVDGKVVARLPGSARDILRADDVDSVYFQITGPRNEVVDGDRELPLPAADDAERSGRVHFRNESLHGAPVRVAYAWVNLQPLLDPATSGGAEPRLALVQVAETLEKRAQLANEIIKGVILPQFIILPVILALVWFALSRGLSPLAQLQERIRARPPDDLSPIDSRQVPEEISPLVGSLNDMLARLAHTIDAQKRFIADAAHQMKTPLAGMRMQSELALRQLDPDEIHRSLEQLAKSSESATRLVNQLLALARAENQPHAGLALEPLDLSLLARAVVQDWVPASFSHEIDLGYEDPDGALEILGNGMMLRELLSNLIDNALRYTPSGGSVTVRVRSDAGQALLEVEDTGPGIAPGERPRVFERFYRILGSSASGSGLGLAIVREIARQHGAEIEIFNNPRSIQKKYPGSLFRLTFPPPSAPPDPDAD, from the coding sequence ATGAAGTCCCTGAAGCGGCGCAGCGCCGGCCTCCTTGCGCCCGAATTTGCGCCGGAAAGCGAGCCCGGAACCGGCTACGACCCGGCGCTGGAAACGGCGCAGGAACCGCTGTATGCGCCGCCGCGGCCCGAGCCGGAGGAAAGCATCCAGCACTCGCTGTTCGGCGAGATCCTCGACTGGATGCTGGCCCCGCTGCTGCTGTTGTGGCCGATGAGCATCGCGATCACCTACCTGGTGGCGAAATCGATCGCCAACCAGCCGTTCGACCACGCGCTCGAAGACAGCGTCACCGTGCTGGCCCAGCAGGTCAAGGAAGTCGACGGCAAGGTGGTGGCGCGGCTGCCCGGCAGCGCGCGCGACATCCTGCGCGCCGACGACGTCGACAGCGTCTACTTCCAGATCACGGGACCGCGCAACGAGGTCGTCGACGGCGACCGCGAGCTGCCGCTGCCGGCGGCCGACGATGCCGAGCGCAGCGGGCGGGTGCACTTCCGCAACGAGAGCCTGCACGGCGCCCCGGTCCGGGTCGCCTATGCCTGGGTCAACCTGCAGCCGCTGCTGGACCCGGCCACCAGTGGCGGCGCCGAGCCGCGCCTGGCCCTGGTGCAGGTCGCGGAAACCCTGGAAAAGCGCGCCCAGCTCGCCAACGAGATCATCAAGGGCGTGATCCTGCCCCAGTTCATCATCCTGCCGGTGATCCTGGCCCTGGTCTGGTTCGCCCTGTCGCGCGGGCTGTCGCCGCTGGCCCAGCTGCAGGAACGGATCCGCGCCCGGCCGCCGGACGACCTGTCGCCGATCGATTCGCGCCAGGTGCCGGAAGAGATCTCGCCGCTGGTGGGTTCGCTGAACGACATGCTGGCGCGGCTGGCGCACACGATCGACGCCCAGAAGCGTTTCATCGCCGACGCCGCGCACCAGATGAAGACCCCGCTGGCCGGCATGCGCATGCAGTCCGAACTGGCGCTGCGCCAGCTCGATCCGGACGAGATCCACCGCTCGCTCGAGCAGCTGGCGAAGAGTTCGGAGTCGGCGACCCGCCTGGTCAACCAGCTGCTGGCGCTGGCGCGCGCCGAGAACCAGCCGCACGCCGGCCTGGCGCTCGAGCCGCTCGACCTGTCGCTGCTGGCGCGCGCCGTGGTGCAGGACTGGGTGCCGGCCTCGTTCTCGCACGAGATCGACCTCGGCTACGAAGACCCGGACGGCGCGCTGGAGATCCTGGGGAACGGCATGATGCTGCGCGAGCTGCTGTCGAACCTGATCGACAATGCGCTGCGCTACACGCCTTCCGGCGGCAGCGTCACCGTGCGCGTGCGCAGCGACGCCGGCCAGGCCCTGCTGGAAGTCGAGGACACCGGCCCCGGCATCGCGCCGGGCGAGCGTCCGCGCGTGTTCGAACGCTTCTACCGCATCCTCGGTTCCAGCGCTTCCGGCTCCGGCCTCGGGCTGGCCATCGTGCGCGAAATCGCGCGCCAGCACGGCGCCGAAATCGAGATCTTCAACAACCCGCGCAGCATCCAGAAGAAATACCCGGGCAGCCTGTTCCGGCTGACCTTCCCGCCACCCTCCGCCCCGCCCGATCCAGATGCCGACTGA
- a CDS encoding DUF4212 domain-containing protein translates to MPTEPASASSPPSRERIVAARALHWRRARRLILVLLGLWLATGFGTVFFARDLAHMSVFGWPLSFYLAAQGASLIYLAIIGVYAWRMRILDRAYRSMLGDGA, encoded by the coding sequence ATGCCGACTGAGCCCGCTTCCGCTTCCTCTCCACCGTCCCGCGAGCGCATCGTCGCCGCGCGCGCACTGCACTGGCGGCGCGCGCGGCGGCTGATCCTGGTCCTGCTGGGACTGTGGCTGGCGACCGGCTTCGGCACCGTGTTCTTCGCGCGCGACCTGGCCCACATGTCGGTGTTCGGCTGGCCGCTGTCCTTCTACCTGGCGGCCCAGGGCGCCTCGCTGATCTACCTGGCGATCATCGGCGTCTACGCCTGGCGCATGCGGATCCTCGACCGCGCGTACCGCAGCATGCTGGGGGATGGGGCTTGA